One part of the Carassius gibelio isolate Cgi1373 ecotype wild population from Czech Republic chromosome B6, carGib1.2-hapl.c, whole genome shotgun sequence genome encodes these proteins:
- the lrrn1 gene encoding leucine-rich repeat neuronal protein 1 translates to MARGTFFFVVQGQICFFLFLASLGLSSVQSTECPQLCVCEIRPWFTPQSTYREATTVDCNDLHLTRIPGNLSADTQVLLLQSNYIARTSEELEQLLNLTELDLSQNNFSNIRDIGLTNMSQLTTLHLEENQIVEMPDFSLQDLTNLQELYINHNQISSIAPNAFAGLRNLLRLHLNSNKLKAIDSRWFESTPNLEILMIGENPVVGILDLNFKPLTNLRSLVLAGMELTDIPGNAFVGLDNLESLSFYDNKLVRVPQTALQKLPNLKFLDLNKNPIHKIQDGDFKNMLRLKELGINNMGELVSIERFALDNLPELTKLEATNNPKFSYVSRLAFRDLPSLESLMLNNNALNSLYQATAESLPNLREISIHSNPLRCDCVIQWMSSNKTTIRFMEPLSMFCAMPLEVRGQRVRDVLSRESTGQCLPMISHDTFPNHLNLDIGMTVELDCRAMAEPEPEIYWVTPSGNKVMMDTISDKYQLSSAGTLRISHIQVDDSGHYTCVAQNTEGADTRVTAIRVNGTLLDSTQLMKIYVKHTESHSILVSWKVNSNVMSSNLKWSSATMKIDNPHITYTAKVPVDVHEYNLTHLQPATEYEVCLSVSNIHQQTQKSCVNVTTKHATFAVEISEQGTNTALAAVMGTILAIISLGSITLYIAKRWKRKNYHHSLKKYMQKTSSIPLNELYPPLINLWEADSEKDKDCSSETKPTQVDTTRSYYMW, encoded by the coding sequence ATGGCAAGAGGGACTTTCTTTTTTGTTGTGCAGGGCCAGATTTGTTTCTTCCTGTTTCTGGCTTCACTTGGCCTCTCTTCAGTTCAGAGTACAGAATGTCCGcagctttgtgtgtgtgagatccgGCCTTGGTTCACACCCCAGTCCACCTACAGAGAAGCAACTACTGTTGATTGCAATGACCTTCACCTTACACGCATCCCTGGGAACCTGTCCGCTGACACACAGGTGTTGCTTCTGCAAAGTAACTACATTGCCAGAACTAGTGAGGAGCTGGAACAGTTACTGAATCTCACAGAACTCGACCTGTCCCAGAACAACTTCAGCAACATCCGGGATATCGGCCTGACCAACATGTCTCAGCTCACAACGCTTCACCTAGAAGAAAACCAAATAGTCGAGATGCCTGACTTCAGCTTGCAAGACCTAACCAATCTACAGGAGCTGTACATTAATCACAATCAGATCAGCTCCATTGCACCCAATGCCTTCGCCGGATTGCGTAACCTTCTGAGACTCCATCTGAACTCCAACAAACTCAAGGCCATTGACAGTCGCTGGTTTGAATCAACCCCCAACCTGGAGATCCTGATGATTGGGGAAAATCCTGTGGTCGGCATCCTGGATTTGAACTTCAAACCTCTAACCAACTTAAGAAGCCTGGTCCTGGCAGGAATGGAGCTCACTGATATCCCAGGCAATGCATTTGTTGGACTAGACAACCTGGAGAGTCTCTCCTTCTATGATAACAAACTAGTCCGGGTGCCACAGACTGCTCTGCAGAAGCTTCCAAATCTGAAATTTCTGGATTTGAACAAGAATCCAATACATAAAATTCAAGATGGCGACTTTAAGAACATGCTAAGACTAAAAGAACTTGGCATTAACAACATGGGAGAACTTGTGTCCATTGAACGCTTTGCCCTGGATAACCTCCCAGAGTTGACCAAACTCGAAGCCACCAACAACCCCAAGTTTTCATACGTGAGCCGTTTAGCATTCCGTGACTTGCCATCACTAGAGAGTCTAATGCTCAATAACAATGCTCTAAACTCTCTCTACCAAGCAACGGCGGAGTCCCTGCCCAACCTGAGGGAGATCAGTATCCACAGCAACCCGCTGCGCTGCGACTGTGTAATTCAATGGATGAGTTCAAACAAGACAACCATTCGATTTATGGAGCCTCTTTCGATGTTCTGCGCCATGCCACTTGAGGTTAGAGGTCAGCGTGTGAGAGACGTACTTTCTCGTGAATCTACAGGCCAGTGCCTGCCAATGATCTCTCACGACACATTCCCCAATCACCTCAACCTAGACATCGGGATGACGGTAGAACTTGACTGTCGTGCTATGGCTGAACCTGAACCGGAAATATACTGGGTGACCCCATCTGGTAACAAAGTCATGATGGATACCATATCCGATAAATACCAACTCAGCAGTGCAGGAACTCTGCGCATATCCCACATTCAGGTGGATGACTCTGGCCACTATACCTGTGTGGCCCAGAATACAGAAGGAGCGGACACTCGGGTGACCGCAATTCGAGTCAACGGGACTCTTCTGGATAGCACCCAGCTTATGAAGATCTATGTGAAGCACACAGAGTCACACTCAATTTTAGTATCCTGGAAAGTGAACTCCAACGTTATGTCGTCCAATCTGAAGTGGTCATCAGCCACCATGAAAATCGACAACCCTCACATCACCTATACAGCTAAAGTTCCTGTGGATGTTCATGAGTATAACCTCACGCACCTTCAGCCGGCCACTGAGTATGAGGTCTGTCTCTCAGTCTCCAATATCCACCAGCAGACCCAGAAGTCATGTGTCAATGTGACGACCAAGCACGCTACGTTTGCAGTGGAGATCTCTGAGCAAGGCACCAATACGGCACTGGCGGCAGTCATGGGCACAATACTGGCCATCATCAGCCTGGGCTCAATCACGCTTTACATTGCAAAGAGATGGAAGAGGAAGAACTACCACCACTCCTTAAAGAAGTACATGCAGAAAACTTCCTCTATCCCCCTAAACGAACTCTACCCTCCTCTCATTAACTTATGGGAGGCAGACAGCGAGAAGGACAAGGACTGTTCTTCAGAAACTAAGCCAACGCAGGTGGACACAACAAGAAGTTACTACATGTGGTGA